ttgagggtaagtaaatcatggggtaattttctttttctggtgaactatgcctttaagtaAAGCATAATATATAGTCAGTTGGTTATTAGtgctaaataaattcaatttattttaatctactatatatatatatatatatatatatatctcctcggctgggatcatttagagccatctgaagctgcatttaaactgcattttggaagttcaaacttgggggcatcactgaagtccattatatggagataatttctgaatttttttcctcaagaaacatcttggatgacaaggggtgcgTAAATTAtccgtaaatttttgttctggaagtggacttctcctttaaacatgaCTGTACCTCTGACACAGGCCCCCTGGTCGACGTTTTCCACATATTCCCTGCTGAGCTCAGATAACTCTGAAAACACAGAGTCGGTATTCCGCAACTCCCATTCCAAGGAATCAGAGTCATTGTCcatctcttcctcctcctcctttgttttttcttcatctTTCACCTTCTGTTCTTCATCTACCTCTCTCTTATCCTCCTGGGTTTCTTTCATTTCATCAAACAAACTCGAGTTTAATTCAGAGGTCACTGTCTTTGAACAAACGGGAGAGCTGGAGAGAGTAAAACAAAGAGAGATGAATGGAAAAGACAACAGAAAGATAACAAATGTTTATGGGAAATagattaattatttgtttaggAGAAATACAATCAAATATCATcaaatataactcagattgcattCTTCCCTTTTtttagtgaagaaaaaaaaatgacaatgaatCATCTAACAGGATGTTACACACATTAAGAGATTCAAACACCCACTCTTGGACTTGGAAGAtaagatataaaaaaagaaagaaagtcaaaaagcttttgatatgTAAATACTTAAGGCATAAAGTACTTCTACAGTatgaaaaacaactaaataaaaaacaaaaagcaagtgttttctgttttaatatattttggaaTGTATTTTTCCTGTGATAACGCTAAATGTTCATATACAGTTTTCATATTCAGTGTTGCCAAAACTGCAACAATTGGTCTCAGACAAACCAATGAGATATTACAGTCCCTCCAAATAAATTTCTGTACCTTGCTTCAACAAAGCTCTTCAAATGAGCGAGCTCAGGGGTGGAGCTTATGATGTCACTAATAAAGGACTGATCATTATTATGGTGAACTTCAGCATTAGTTGCTTCGCTGTTGTTGGTAAAGGTCATTTCTGACACAGTTGAATCAGGGGCACTGCCACCTTTTGGATCATGCTGCAGAAACAAATGAGAGGGAAGAGATGCTGTTGTGAAAATACAGATATGTATTGTTTTATCCTACGcattaatgcaaaaatatgcaaaGTAATGTTTGGGAAGAGCATAGTTTGTCTGAATTACAAATTAATTCACCTCTTCAGCGCTGGTAGATTCTGTTTGACCTCGGATAGAAACAGCTTCTGAATGTTTGCAGTGCACATGATTCCTGCAAACAAAGAGAATTTTCTGCTGACACATTTACAAcactgtgatttttttccccacaacttctttttttaagttgttaacCAAGAAATGTGTACCTCTCAGATGAACTCGAAAAAGAGACGTGTGTTACCTCAAAGTGAAGGCTTCACTCTCCCACTCCTTTTTCTTTTCCAGCAGATCTCGATGAGTCAGCACTAACTGGATTTTAAGAGaggattaaaaatgattttcagaAATAGAAATTTAAAGTAACCAACAAGctaaagctaaaactaaaacaagtgACAGACCTtgttatgtgtgtttttgattgaGTTTAGCTCTCGTGTCAGATTTGCTTTCTGCTCCTCCAAAgccatcactgcaaaaaaaaaaaaaaaaaaaaaaaaaaaacagacgaTGACTGtacatgtaaaatatacatttacagttgaggtcaaaagtttgctttatatagctgttcatgagtcaaaagttgttcatgagtcagtcccttgtttgtcctgaacagttaaactgcctgttgtttttcagaaaaatccttcaggtcccacaaattctttggttttccagcatttttgtgtatttgaactctttccatcaatgactgcatgattttgaaatccatcttttcacactgaggacaactgagggactcatatgtaactattacagaaggttctgatgctcactgatgctccagaataaaacacaatgcttttgaatcagggtaaatttaacttatattgtcttctgggaaacaagtaagtatcttctgtagacactgaagggcagcactaaatgaaaaatatgatatttaggcaaaataagaaaaatgtacacatctccattctgttcaaaagttttcacccctggctcttaatgcaccgtTTATCCTTCTGAAGTTTCAGTAAGTGTTGGAAACCTCtttaatagttgcacatgatttttcagttgtcctcagtgtgaaaagatggatctcaaaataatacagtcattgttggaaagggttcaactacacaaaaatgctggaaaaccaaataatttgtgagacatgaaggattttctgaagaacagcaggcagtttaacagctcaggacaaacaagggactcatgtacaaactatcactaaacaaataaaacagctgtggatcattcaggtaacaacacagtattaagaatcaaggggatgtaaacttttgaacagggtaattttcataaattcagctattattttttcttgtgaactatatgtaaatatcttttatgtgcaacatcttattcaggtcagtactaaacacaataacatacattttgtatgatgctTCTTATTTTgggcaaataatttgatttttaatgattctgaaagggggatgccaacttttgacctcaactgtatacatCATGCTGATGTGTTAACAGTCTAGAccggggtgtcaaactcagttcctggagggctgcaaccctgcagagttttgttccaaacttgctccaacacacatactatgcagttttcaattaagcctgaaggacttgattagttgaatcaggtgtgtttaattagggttgcatctaaactctgcagggctgcagccctccaggacttgagtttgacacccctggtctAGACAGCCAGTGAGAAGGCAGAAGCGTGAATGGTTTTATTCAGAGACACTCACATTGATCAGCTTGTTCCCTGGCTTTCTTCTCCagttctctttctctcttttctttctcctttTCTCTTGCACGCATTGCCCTTCTTTCTTGCTCAAACTGGTCATCCAACTCCAAATAGCGCTGATGGTAAGtagaaaagtttaatttttgaagttttgtACATTTATACGTTGCAACTTAGTAATTTCATTCCTCATTACAAAAGTTTTACACAAAGAAAAACTtaagaaatatgttttaaatcatGCAAACTCACATgagatgacatttttaaaaaaattcaaaaatcatgttttttttttttaatctgcatTCCAAGaaatatcaatcaaactgcagttgagttgttttgattaaataataactcaaaaaaatacagctaactaacacaataaaaacatgataaaacaataaaaaaaaaacatgatttatctgcaaattaactcttcatatattattCATGGTTGACtgcaaatagtttttttttttttttaaacaatggcaTAGGTAAATTTTGATTAAGCATATGCATGCACATTGACAGAAGTCAGCAGTGGCAATGCCAAGAagaaccaaaaattaaaatgtttaaattgtaatataattacatttaaaatgcttgAAATTCAAATTCATCACACAGTTGTCTCTCACCTCTTGGCTCTCTCTCCTCAGTGTTTTCTCATTCTGATACCTCTCCAGCAgttcttctctctctcctttctctttctctgcctcttcctctctctccctcagCTGAGCCCGGCAGCTCGCCAGTCCTTCCAGAACCCAGACGAGGATGGGCAGCAGGGACTCCACCACACCAGCCCCATGAGTCTCCACCACCAACTACAAAGAAAAACTTTCAATTGTATTTGTTCCCTTGTGATGTTTTAGTGGTGTTCCCCCATCACATGTAATGCTCTTATCTTTGTGGGCAGCTGCACTTACAGGAAGAGCAATACATATGACTTGTGCTTATAAAGGGGGAAAAATACTACAGTTCACTTCCCTTATGAGCAGTCAGCTAAACATCCGCTCTCTGAATTTACTGCACTGTAAGCTTGAGTAAATGcgaaatgataaaaatgtctcTAAAGGCCTATTCACATCAAAAACGATAACTATAAAGGTAACTATTATGATAACTTTATTAGCTTTTGCACCAACAGATGATAaagttctgtttattataagtgCTATGTTATGTCGTCTGCCACTTTAAATGCTTGAGTGCCATGATGTCTACTGGATTCTGTGCTCTGAAAGTACAATATTGTTACTTTCTGTCATTATCATTATAGTTCTGATTTGAACTTCCCTAATCTCATagaattagaaacatttttaaactttatcaTGTTACTTATcatccttggtgtgaacaggccttaacgctttaaacttattttgataGGTGGGTGAATAAAGGTGCATACTCTTGATTGGTTACCTGCAGCTCCGAATACAGTTTCCCCGCCTCCTCGCTCACAATATTTGGATCCAGCTCCAGTTCTCCACTTCCACACAAAGCACTTTCACCATAATCCATGTTTCTCAGCTCTGGCTTGCTTATTCAGCtaacttatttaaaatcacTAATTTGAATGTACCCCAGTCTTGCAGTTTAATTTTGCTACTCAACCCAAACCGCTTCCTTTTTATCACACTGTTTTCACTACCTTAAAATGGTTGCAGCGTGTACCCAAACAAGCATGAAAATAATATGGTATGCGTCAACTAAAACATGTCTTCTTGCTCTTATAAATAGCTACCTGAGAAGCAGAACTATTTTCTTAAGCCACATGGTATTTCCAGTTAATTCCTCCTCTTCCATGCTTCTTGTTTTCTGTTTCACATTCATTCTCAAAAACTAAACTGACTAAAGTCATCGGGGTTAGTCGACGCTGTTCATATCTTGTGGCGTTTTGGTGTCCATTCTGGGGGGAAGAAAAGTGTAACATGCGTTAGTACATCTTAACTATTTTGAACGACTTGTCATGCATGCACTTTTACTACCACATATTGACAGCAAGtctacatggactatttaattGAACCATAAAATGGGGAAACTAGTTAGACAGCCTAAAATGTATTTCTCTAATATGTGTACATAAATGTTAACATAAATCTTTGTCAGTCTACTTCAAAACATGTTAAATTTAACTATGTTTGATTGCAGTTTTAGATCTAATGTTTTAAAACTATCatacaactttttttgttgttaaattatCTGTAACTCACccaaatataattgttttttatacaGCTCTCTCTGCTGTCATTCCTAGTCATTAAGCTCACCCTAAATAGTGAATAACCTATATAAGTCATTTAAACGGCCAATATAAAAACAACGTCACGCTGATTTGCACATACAACGTTACTGTACACACATGCATAACACACGCATATATAAACACACGCATTTAAAGCTCCATAAAGACGTAAACGTCTCTCAGAGTCAAAACATTACCACATAAAtagaaagtacaaaaataaacttcCATGTTCCACAGAAAGGCAAATAAACTTTGCGTGACGTCGGCAAACACCTTGAACACTGTATGCCTGTGCCTGCATTGACACTTGGCGTTTTAACGATAACATTTCACCAGCAAACgattatttattgtgtttatagCATATTAATCAACTTACCTTTACATATTATTGAGGCTCGGACACTATATCTGATTTCATGCAGATGAAATTCAAGTCCTTCGCTTTAGAAAAAGATATCAATTACTCTAAACCAGGTTAAAGAAGGAGGCGTGGTTAGAGCTTCAGCATTTTGAGTGACGTGAATCTGGACCTATCAAAAATAACAGAGATGAGTAAGAACCAATAGTCGTACAGAAGGGGCCGGGGATAGGCGGGGTTTCTCTGACTAGAAATGAAAACTTTCCTGAAACTTGAACATTGACACGTGACGGCTCAGGCTTATCATGTGACTTCAGGGTTGAAAAACACCTGGTTAAATACTTCACATTccagtgtgtgtttgagaaTTATTAGGAACTCAAAGGTCGAACATTTTTATCTAGATTGAGTTTACCACCGTTAGAGTTTAGATTTACGTTCATGCTTATTGTGACCTGCGACGCTCCACAGGCAGCGGCTCAACGTCACCCTATCAGATTTCACCACATGTGTGATACAGGAGAGGAAACCGAGAGATCTGAAGCTGGCAGCGACTCAAGACAAGAATAATGGTCACATTCGACGAAAACGGTACACTGTTGGCCCAAATTCAGCAATTCAAGAacaatgtcataattttgaaattcttctttttatatattaattaatacggTACACTGTTTTTTGTGTTGACTTCATTGTCCAGATACACCTTTTACCCATTTATTTGGGGGGAAAAACctaactttttttccctttactTTACTGGTAATCTgcttgaaatttatttattgatttatttgagtCTAAATGTTAtgctttttgtatatatttaatttacactaacagtcaaaagtttttgaacagtaagatttatgttttttttaaagaattatcttctgttcaccaagtctgcatttatttgatcccaaTACAGCAAAATGAGTAATAGgctattgtaaaatgtttttactattttaaataactgctttctttttcagtgtattttaagttgtaatttattcctgtgatcaaagctacattttcagcatcattactccagtcttcagtgtctctctccaaagatcagcatttacaaccatttatctgaaaaaaaaaaaaaaaattgtaacagtatacactatatcattcaaaatcttggaatcagtagttttttttaagaaaggaattatataaaaaaaatgagcaagggtgctttaaattgatcaaaaagtgattataaagatatttataatgttacaaaagttttctatttcagataaatgctgttcttctgaatattctattcatcaaagaaacctgaaaaaaagtctactcagctgctttcaacatagtaataataataataatatcaataataaatgtttttgagcagcaaatcagaatattagaaggatttctgaaggatcatgtgactggagtaatgatgctgaaaattcagttttgatcacaggaataagttacatttgaaagtattaatatatatatatatatatatatatatatatatatatatatatatatatatatatatattttttttttttttttctatactttggatcaaataaatgcaggcttggtgagcagaagagaattaaaaaaaaaaaaaacattaaaaatcttacagttcaaaaacttttgactgctaatgcaaatgttttttttttttaatttgtaatattgtaaagtCACATAAATATAggttttatactgtatttaaacaTTCTCCATATTTCATACCTGTTTTTATGGTAATTCCatggaaaattaataaaaaaaataaaccagccaaaagaaaaacaatacaaatgtgGTCCATGAAATGAacaattgtttaattatttaaatattccaGCATTTCAGCAATTATAAATGCATCCTAGTTCTGTTCAGAGCAACTGGTATCCCCAATATCAATATTGAGAACATCAAGATATGATTTTGGCaatcacaattattttatgtgcagttttatcaagTGGCAAaccttttctgttttaaaatggcTATAGTGACCCAATAAGGTGAACCAATAAGGAACCAATAAGGTTCTACGtatcaaaacataaatcaggTTTGAACACTAAACCTGAATTATATATTGACAGAGAGAGCCAATAATTCTTTAAAGAtggcaaaaatgacagatcCTTTTCAatacctaaaaaataaaatgaacagttATTACAAACCTAAATAAGTGATTTAGAACAATAAATCATTGTCAGACGTCCATGTCTCAGGTCGCATCCTGCCCCACTTCCCATAAAGACAAGGCAGTTTGTGATTGGCTCTCATTACAGCAACACTGGTGCAGGAATCAGGCTTTTTGATGACCTCACACCACTCGGGATAATCTACTGGTAGGGAGTTGCTGTCAGGGTGAGAAAACACACACtgaatatgtgtatgtgtaattagtgtgtatttacatacaaCACATGCACATGAAAATCTACAGTATAGATTTGAAAAAGAACTTCCTGTAGGTGCAGAAGTGCAGACTTACTGATCGCAGCAGCCCACTCCGAAGGgctccatacacacacactggtaGCAGTCCTTAGTAATCCAACTCTCACCAATGCCAAAGATCTGTCCTTGATACTCACAGGTGCCTAAAAATAACGCAAAGActtatgatttatatatttactcaCTAGCACCACGCATTAATAAAGTAAgggcatttattttaagtgcaaTGATGTACCTTTGGTGTTGAATGTGCACTCTCCACCTCTGTTCACTGATAAAGTTGGAGCAACTGCGTTTAGCAGACAGGCTGCAATCAGTAATATATGACCGGTGGGGACCTTTGAACCCATCTGAAAAATTTAGTCTATATTACATAGAATTTGAAGCATGCTGCACTttgttttaaagcttttttaaatcttgtggatttctgtttgttttgtcattgaACTGTAATTCTAATTGTTTTGAGCATCACAGTATTTTCATAGCATTAATGTATGatgttaatcaaaaataatatattctaCATTCATGACTGACTGTTTCAGCAtctaaaaaacaacccagcgttcAACCCAACCTtctgagtagttttatttaatgcaattatttcttaaaaattaatatatgtctggcttaaaatgaacccaaaataggctggaaattaacttttaattaacatgttcaacaaatgaacatttgttaataatttgaatactataataattaaataataaacattttgtaattgcttattaataaatgttcaccttttgattattgctaatGCCTCCAGTacttatgtgtctgatttttaatttacaacttactttgggtttattttaagccagacatatagtatttatttatttattttattttttaaacttttgactggcaatgtaaatgtttgtttttaatgtgtaatattgtaaagtcaaataaataaaactacccactTGTTTTGACCAACttggtcaaaacaacccaagtGATAACATTTTACTAATCTGTcagcaaaaattattattatcactgcAGTTGCTTTAGatgatttatattgtttaaatctttatttcagtctttttccTGACACTTTTCCAAACTAATTGATCTAACTGAACAATTTTTTCAGACTTGATGAAAGGAAATAAAGATTTTACCTTTTCCCCTGAATCTTGTCTTGTATAGTGTGATGTT
The sequence above is drawn from the Labeo rohita strain BAU-BD-2019 chromosome 16, IGBB_LRoh.1.0, whole genome shotgun sequence genome and encodes:
- the LOC127178871 gene encoding prostate-associated microseminoprotein — its product is MGSKVPTGHILLIAACLLNAVAPTLSVNRGGECTFNTKGTCEYQGQIFGIGESWITKDCYQCVCMEPFGVGCCDHNSLPVDYPEWCEVIKKPDSCTSVAVMRANHKLPCLYGKWGRMRPETWTSDNDLLF